Within the Paenibacillus sp. AN1007 genome, the region AGCAAAAAGCAGTTGTTCTCTGCATGGAGTGACTGGATGGAGCGTTTAAGGTACTTGAAGGCTTTGATAGGCATTCAGCCGCCCGTACGTCCAATAGATCCCGGAACCGGAAACAGGGTCTGAAGCAAAACATAGTGCATCCCGGATCTGGGCATTGGTTCTGCCTTGAGCTGCGAGCAAAGCAGCAGCGCCTGCAACTTGTGGAGCTGCCATGGAAGTTCCACTTAGATAGGCGTAGGAACCCCCGAGGTAAGTGGAGAGAATGGAATCACCTGGTGCAGCCATATCGACCCAGGATCCATAGTTGGAGAAGTTGGATTTCAGATCGGACGAGTTGGTGGACGCTACGGCAATGACGTTGGGGTAAGAGGCGGGCACAACGGGAAATGACGTATTATCATTACCTGCTGCCGCAATAATGACGGCTCCGCGGTCCCAAGCATACTGCACAGCAGCCTGGAGGAAAGCATCTCCTGCTGGACCGCCCAAGCTGAGATTAACGACCTGTATGCCATTATTGGCTGCAAAAACAAGTCCGTTACCCACATTGCCAATGGTACCTTGACCGTTGTTATCCAGCACACGAATGGGCACGATGGAAGCAAGAGGGGCTGTACCCGCAATGCCTACACCGTTATTCGTAATGGAAGCGGCAATGCCTGCGGTATGGGTTCCGTGACCGTTTCCGTCTTCAGGGATGCTGTCATAATCAACGTAATCGTAGCCCGGCAGGAGCTTGGCCGCAAGTTCGGGGTGGTTTAACTGAACACCTGTATCGATGATAGCAATTTTAATTGAGCTGTTACTTTGATTGAGGTCCCATGCAGCAGGGGCATTGATTTTAGTCAGATTATACTGGTAGGGGAAGAACGGATCATTCGGGATAAATGAAGCTTCTACAAGGTAGTTTGGATGAACATGTTCAACAACGTCATGACCCTTGTACTTTTTGAGCATGCGGTGCATTTTTTGACGTGATTCTATTCGATACCAACCGAGATCCTCATATGTTTCAGCGACTTTACATTTGTTTTTGCGATGAAGGGTGTGCATCTGATCTGGTGTTGTACCTTCCTTAAACCTAATCAGCAGCTGATGGGGCGCGTGAGGATCGAATTTGCTGGCTGCTCTTTGATCAGTATAACGAAGGGTGAACCAGATGAAGATCAACATCAAAACGGCTGCAGTACCAAGCCATACCCACATTGGTTTCCCCCCTTTCCCAGTTTAGATTGTGATACGCCTTATCGTATGCGGAGTCTATCAGAATGCGCGGGCCTTCTCTCAAAATGGTCGGGAGTATAGACGGATTGATAGTTTTATTTGATTCGTATGGATAGGAGGGGCTGAAGTTGTTAAGAAGAAAGCGGCATCTCCAAATGGAGAATGAAGGGAAGTGACTTTTTGACAGAAGTTAACACCAAAGTTGTAGTAAAGCCTGTCCAGTCCCACGAGATTGAGGAGGCGATTGAGTTTGCCATGCGTGTACGCGGTGAAGTGTTTCCCATGATAGATCCGAGCGTATTACCTAAAGATTTTCAACAGTTTACCGAACATTATCTGCACCGGGAGGATGCCGTTTTTCTGATTGCCCGATTAGGCGAAGCAGGCATTGTTGGCTCCATCGGTATTGTTCCTTATGATGGACGGATTGAGGTTATTAAAGGCAGGTACTCGGATAACGCTGCAGCGGAGATTGTCAAATGTTATGTCGATCCTGCTTATCGCAGGTACGGCATCGGTTCACTGCTGGTTCAGGAGCTGGGGCGGATCGTAACCAAAATGCGCTATACCACGTTATACCTGCATACCCATCGTTTTTTGCCTGGAGCCGTTGATTTCTGGGAGCGACAGGGATTTACGTTCATTGCGGAAGAGCAGAATGAATGGCAGATTGTGCATATGGACAAATTCACAAACATTTAGATCGGAGAGATGTAGGGATGTACACGAGTCTGATTGAAAAATTGAAACATACCAAGGCTGTAAAGTGGTTTCCAAATCATCAGGTGCAGGAGAGCTGGATTGTTGAAGTCGAGCAGGAGCTGGGTTTTTCATTACCGCCTTCCTACCGATGGTGGCTTCTAAATTATGGGCAAGCGATGTTAAGCGGGACAGGGATTCTAACCATTACTTCATCAGAGCACAGAGAGTACACGGATACGGACATTCTATATATCTACAGACTTGCAGATGAACAGGCAAAGCAGGAAGGAAAGCTGGAACTGTTTATCCCGGACGAGGATGAATATTATTATTTTGATACACGAACAACGGATGAACTTGGAGAATTTAAGGTGATGCGTCTGGATTACTTTAATGGGGAACCTGAAGTGTATGCGGATTCATTTGCTGCATTTTTAGAAAAATTAATTGATCAGCGAACACCTCGAAATCCATAGTACTGTGTACTGCGGTCTTTGTGAAAGATACGAGAATACACTCGTGATATGGTGAAGCGGGCAGTTGTTAACAGAGAGTAGATCAAAAAGAATATTCAACAATATCATAAGATCATCGTAGAGATGCATACGGGGGTATAACGAGATGGACAGTATCAAACCCAAAATTGTATTTATTGATATAGACGGCACATTGGTAGATGATGACGGCAGCATTCCATTGTCAGCGCAGCAGGCATGTAAACAAGCGCGCAAGAACGGACATCTGCTTTATCTGTGCACGGGCCGCTCCAAGGCTGAAATCTATGATTCGATCTGGGAGATTGGCTTCGACGGTTTGATTGGTGCGGGCGGGGGATACGTAGAGTATGGCTCTGACGTGTTATATCATAAAAAAGTAACTGCCGAAGATGTTCGACATATGGTCGATTTCTTTAATGAACACGGCATTGACTTTTATCTTGAATCCAATTCGGCACTGTATGCAAGCACCCATCTTCAAGCTCATCTGGAACGCCGCATTTATGGTGATGTGGATAACGAACCGGCTGCCCGGGAGAAAAAAGAGACCAAACCTCACCCGTTTATTGCCGGGCTCACGTATGGTGAAGCGGATCTGTATAAGGAAGACGTCAACAAGGTATGTTTCCTGGAAAGCCCGATTGTTCCGTTTGAACGAATCAAACAGGAATTCGAAGGCAAGTTCGAAGTGATTCAGTGCACCGTACCTGTTTTTGGAGAAGGCAGCGGGGAGCTGATGATCCCGGGAATTCACAAAGCGATTGCCATTGCTGACCTGCTCGAACATCTGGGGATGTCACGTGAAGATACAATTGCGATCGGCGACGGGATGAATGATGCCGAGATGCTGGAATTCTGTGCTGTAGGTATTGCTATGGGCAATGCCAAGCCAGGGCTGAAAGAGATCGCTGATGACATCACGTACTCCGTAGAAGAAGACGGATTGTATCATAGTTTTGTGAAGCACGGGTTAATTGAAGCAATGGAATAAAGAGAACATACAATTGGATCAGAGCAGGCAAAATAGGCATCTCCTTCACTGGAGGTGTCTATTTTTTTCGATCTATAAGGGAGCAAAAATGGATATGTTTTGTCATGAGCATGTAAAAATCCACTCGTTAAAAAACTATTTTTTACCATATAGTAACAATAAATTTCTTGAAATAACATATATTTCTATGGTAAAATTTTGCAAGAAATATGTGTAACTAATTAGATAAGTCTCATAGAGATGATTCCATTTGGAGGAGAGATATGTATACCAGTCAATTTCAAACACTAGTAGACGTCATTCGCGACAGAAGCAAAATGACAGATCGGGGGATTCGTTTTATTGATTCTGATAAGATGGAAACTCTGGTTTCCTATCGTCAACTGTTGGACGAAGCTAAAGGTTATTTGGGTTATTTGCAAAGCGTCGGCATAAAACCCGGGCAGGAAATTATTTTTCAGATTCAAGAAAATAAATGTTTTTTAGTCGCATTTTGGGCTTGTTTATTGGGTGGAATGATCCCTGTACCTGTAAGTATTGGTGAAGATGAAGATCAAAATATGAAGGTATACCGTATCTGGGAATTGTTGAACGCCCCCTTTATGATTGCATCTGAAAAGGTACTGGAGAAAATGAAAAAATTCGCACTGGAACATGAACTGACGGATTTTTATCGTCACCTGCAGAAGAGAGCGGAAATCATACATGACAGGGTATACGAGTATGAGACTGTTAAATATAGTGAGCCCAAGTCAGAAGACCTGGCATTTATTCAATTTTCGTCCGGATCAACCGGTGATCCCAAAGGAGTTATGCTCACACACCGCAATTTGAT harbors:
- a CDS encoding S8 family peptidase, producing MWVWLGTAAVLMLIFIWFTLRYTDQRAASKFDPHAPHQLLIRFKEGTTPDQMHTLHRKNKCKVAETYEDLGWYRIESRQKMHRMLKKYKGHDVVEHVHPNYLVEASFIPNDPFFPYQYNLTKINAPAAWDLNQSNSSIKIAIIDTGVQLNHPELAAKLLPGYDYVDYDSIPEDGNGHGTHTAGIAASITNNGVGIAGTAPLASIVPIRVLDNNGQGTIGNVGNGLVFAANNGIQVVNLSLGGPAGDAFLQAAVQYAWDRGAVIIAAAGNDNTSFPVVPASYPNVIAVASTNSSDLKSNFSNYGSWVDMAAPGDSILSTYLGGSYAYLSGTSMAAPQVAGAAALLAAQGRTNAQIRDALCFASDPVSGSGIYWTYGRLNAYQSLQVP
- a CDS encoding GNAT family N-acetyltransferase, which produces MTEVNTKVVVKPVQSHEIEEAIEFAMRVRGEVFPMIDPSVLPKDFQQFTEHYLHREDAVFLIARLGEAGIVGSIGIVPYDGRIEVIKGRYSDNAAAEIVKCYVDPAYRRYGIGSLLVQELGRIVTKMRYTTLYLHTHRFLPGAVDFWERQGFTFIAEEQNEWQIVHMDKFTNI
- a CDS encoding SMI1/KNR4 family protein — translated: MYTSLIEKLKHTKAVKWFPNHQVQESWIVEVEQELGFSLPPSYRWWLLNYGQAMLSGTGILTITSSEHREYTDTDILYIYRLADEQAKQEGKLELFIPDEDEYYYFDTRTTDELGEFKVMRLDYFNGEPEVYADSFAAFLEKLIDQRTPRNP
- a CDS encoding Cof-type HAD-IIB family hydrolase; amino-acid sequence: MDSIKPKIVFIDIDGTLVDDDGSIPLSAQQACKQARKNGHLLYLCTGRSKAEIYDSIWEIGFDGLIGAGGGYVEYGSDVLYHKKVTAEDVRHMVDFFNEHGIDFYLESNSALYASTHLQAHLERRIYGDVDNEPAAREKKETKPHPFIAGLTYGEADLYKEDVNKVCFLESPIVPFERIKQEFEGKFEVIQCTVPVFGEGSGELMIPGIHKAIAIADLLEHLGMSREDTIAIGDGMNDAEMLEFCAVGIAMGNAKPGLKEIADDITYSVEEDGLYHSFVKHGLIEAME